A single region of the Pseudomonas granadensis genome encodes:
- a CDS encoding lysis system i-spanin subunit Rz, producing the protein MPIPWRVIGIVWLAAGAFAAAWQFQDWRYGRQLAEQSRLNAEAVNQQNLAAATAHQAEQDKRLALEQRLASSEQTHFRALSDAQRDQDRLRDRLATADVRLSVLLDASDVAPGCNVPATAGAGRVDHAAVRARLDPAHAQRIVAITDTGDRGLIALQACQAYVRALAPAHFE; encoded by the coding sequence ATGCCAATCCCCTGGCGAGTGATTGGCATTGTATGGCTGGCCGCCGGTGCTTTTGCGGCGGCCTGGCAGTTTCAGGACTGGCGTTACGGGCGGCAACTGGCGGAGCAGTCACGGTTGAACGCTGAAGCCGTCAATCAACAGAATCTCGCCGCCGCCACCGCGCACCAGGCCGAACAAGATAAACGCCTGGCACTGGAGCAGCGGCTCGCGAGCAGTGAACAAACCCATTTTCGAGCGCTGAGCGATGCCCAACGTGATCAGGATCGCCTGCGCGATCGTCTTGCTACTGCCGATGTGCGCCTGTCAGTCCTTCTCGACGCCAGCGACGTTGCCCCAGGCTGCAACGTGCCAGCCACCGCCGGCGCCGGCCGCGTGGATCATGCAGCCGTACGCGCCCGACTTGACCCGGCGCATGCTCAACGAATTGTCGCCATCACCGACACCGGCGACCGCGGATTGATTGCCTTGCAGGCCTGTCAGGCCTATGTCAGAGCGCTGGCGCCTGCACATTTTGAATGA
- a CDS encoding tail fiber assembly protein: MNPFNILFSASTRGAYVPGINSSDIPDDVIEIPQGYWISLLQQMAVIPKVIGVRADTGYPVLVDPPPPSPDEAADIERLWRAAQLAATDGLVARDRDELEDGGGTTLTTEQYAELQTYRRALREWPQGSFFPFSEHRPVAPRWLAAAL, from the coding sequence ATGAATCCGTTCAATATTTTGTTCAGCGCCAGTACCCGGGGCGCCTATGTACCGGGTATCAATTCGTCGGACATTCCCGACGACGTTATCGAAATTCCTCAGGGGTACTGGATCTCGTTGCTGCAGCAGATGGCGGTCATCCCGAAAGTGATTGGTGTGCGTGCCGATACCGGCTATCCGGTTCTGGTCGATCCACCGCCGCCTTCACCGGATGAAGCTGCTGACATCGAGCGCTTGTGGCGTGCAGCGCAACTCGCCGCCACCGACGGCCTGGTCGCACGCGACCGCGACGAACTGGAGGACGGCGGCGGCACGACATTGACCACCGAGCAATACGCCGAACTGCAAACGTATCGACGAGCGTTGCGCGAGTGGCCGCAAGGCTCATTCTTCCCGTTCAGTGAGCATCGGCCGGTGGCACCGCGCTGGCTGGCTGCCGCGCTTTAA
- a CDS encoding tail fiber assembly protein has product MDYYYVVDETNQILTGPIDLPVTPGIGVQIPGNVIVLTELLPTPEVGYVWVWRNAQASQLIDLRNRFVYRKDNGNYVYWSELGPLPDYLTVKARPNSYYFWKDDDWVLDIEAERAGLAAQADSERDNRLREVIIRVAPLQYAYDVGEATAEQSASLQAWKRYALNLARIELQADYPSVVEWPTAPARFVNSPTV; this is encoded by the coding sequence ATGGATTACTACTACGTAGTAGACGAAACCAACCAGATCCTCACCGGCCCGATCGACTTGCCAGTGACGCCGGGCATCGGCGTTCAGATACCCGGTAATGTGATTGTGCTGACGGAGCTGTTGCCGACTCCCGAGGTCGGTTATGTCTGGGTTTGGCGTAATGCACAGGCCTCGCAATTGATCGACCTGCGCAACCGGTTCGTCTATCGCAAGGACAATGGCAACTATGTCTACTGGAGCGAACTGGGCCCGCTGCCTGATTATCTGACGGTCAAGGCACGGCCAAACAGCTACTACTTCTGGAAGGATGACGACTGGGTATTGGACATCGAAGCCGAGCGTGCAGGCTTGGCAGCGCAAGCCGATAGTGAACGCGACAACCGTCTGCGTGAGGTGATCATTCGCGTCGCACCATTGCAATATGCCTATGACGTGGGTGAGGCCACCGCTGAGCAGTCGGCTTCGCTGCAAGCCTGGAAACGCTACGCCCTGAACCTGGCGCGTATCGAGCTGCAAGCGGATTATCCATCGGTCGTTGAGTGGCCGACCGCACCGGCCAGATTCGTGAATTCGCCGACCGTTTAA
- a CDS encoding phage tail assembly chaperone yields MARYARLENGVAVELIDTGEYAITQLYAPAFVEAMVQVPEGMHVEIGAPVSELRHEVEPLPVTGNPVVIPVTVVEEQAPLTAARTWRQSSLSATEWWVTRHRDEQALGRGTTLKPAQYLQLLEYRQALRDWPDSSQFPSSVSRPSAPDWLAADAG; encoded by the coding sequence ATGGCCCGTTATGCACGGCTGGAAAACGGTGTCGCGGTCGAGCTGATCGATACCGGTGAGTACGCAATCACTCAACTGTATGCACCGGCTTTTGTCGAGGCGATGGTGCAGGTGCCGGAGGGCATGCACGTTGAGATCGGCGCACCCGTCAGTGAATTGCGCCACGAGGTCGAGCCGTTACCGGTCACGGGCAACCCTGTCGTCATTCCGGTAACTGTCGTCGAGGAGCAAGCGCCTTTGACAGCAGCACGCACCTGGCGTCAGTCCAGCCTGTCGGCTACGGAATGGTGGGTGACGCGGCATCGCGACGAGCAGGCGCTGGGGCGTGGGACAACGCTCAAGCCCGCTCAGTATCTGCAGTTGCTGGAATACCGCCAGGCACTGCGTGACTGGCCTGATTCAAGCCAGTTTCCTTCGTCAGTTTCCCGGCCCTCGGCCCCCGATTGGCTCGCCGCTGATGCTGGCTAA
- a CDS encoding glycoside hydrolase family 19 protein has translation MQITENNLIDIMPDARSQAGVFVSALNNAMARRRIDSPKRIAAFLAQIGHESGQLRYVRELGNNQYLSKYDTGTLALRLGNTPEADGDGQMYRGRGLIQITGRSNYRQCSLGLFGDERLLSLPELLEQPQWAAESAAWFWEQKGLNELADRDQFNIITRRINGGLNGLQDRLEIWARARAVLCQSPGE, from the coding sequence ATGCAAATAACCGAAAACAACCTTATCGACATCATGCCCGACGCCCGCTCCCAAGCGGGCGTTTTTGTTTCTGCACTGAACAACGCCATGGCGCGTCGTCGCATCGACTCGCCCAAGCGCATTGCCGCGTTTCTTGCGCAGATCGGCCACGAGTCGGGACAGTTGCGTTACGTGCGCGAACTGGGCAACAACCAGTACCTGAGCAAATACGACACGGGTACGTTGGCATTGCGTCTGGGCAACACGCCGGAGGCTGACGGTGACGGGCAGATGTATCGCGGCCGCGGCCTGATCCAGATCACCGGCCGCAGCAACTATCGCCAGTGCAGCCTTGGGTTGTTCGGCGATGAACGCCTGTTGTCCCTGCCCGAACTGCTTGAGCAGCCACAGTGGGCGGCCGAGTCTGCGGCATGGTTTTGGGAACAGAAGGGCCTGAATGAGCTGGCCGATCGTGATCAGTTCAACATCATCACCCGACGCATAAACGGCGGGTTGAACGGTTTGCAGGATCGACTGGAAATCTGGGCGCGGGCGAGGGCGGTGCTATGCCAATCCCCTGGCGAGTGA
- a CDS encoding LOG family protein, with product MPYQPNDLLSRHFQESGPDLISKVEEQLNRVSPNSPNIPIYRDMILTVLRMAQDDHNRWNAKITLQALRELEQAFRVLEQFKGRRKVTVFGSARTPLEHPLYAMARELGAALARSDMMVITGAGGGIMAAAHEGAGRDHSLGFNITLPFEQHANPTVDGTGNLLPFHFFFTRKLFFVKEADALVLCPGGFGTLDEALEVLTLIQTGKSPLVPVVLLDTPGGTFWQGAMDFICQQLEANRYILPTDMKLMRLVFSVDEAVEQINQFYSNFHSSRWLKRQFVIRMNHQLSDQALEHMQDAFADLCLSDRFHQHAYAGEEHDDAQFSHLARLAFAFNARTHGRLRELIDYINLPENWAHSQPQTAQRSREPSKAI from the coding sequence ATGCCTTACCAACCGAATGACCTCTTGAGTCGTCATTTTCAGGAAAGCGGCCCCGATCTCATCAGCAAGGTCGAAGAACAACTCAACCGTGTTTCCCCCAACAGCCCGAACATTCCGATCTACCGCGACATGATCCTCACCGTGCTGCGCATGGCCCAGGACGACCACAACCGCTGGAACGCCAAGATCACTCTGCAGGCTCTGCGCGAACTGGAACAGGCTTTCCGCGTGCTCGAACAATTCAAGGGGCGGCGCAAGGTCACGGTATTCGGCTCGGCCCGCACGCCGCTTGAACATCCTTTGTACGCAATGGCGCGTGAGCTCGGCGCCGCACTGGCGCGCTCCGACATGATGGTGATCACCGGCGCCGGTGGCGGCATCATGGCCGCGGCCCACGAAGGGGCCGGTCGTGACCACAGCCTCGGTTTCAACATTACCTTGCCCTTCGAACAACACGCCAACCCGACCGTGGACGGCACCGGCAATCTGCTGCCGTTCCACTTCTTCTTCACTCGCAAACTGTTCTTCGTCAAGGAAGCTGACGCGCTGGTTTTATGTCCGGGCGGTTTTGGCACACTGGATGAAGCACTGGAAGTGCTGACGCTGATCCAGACAGGCAAGAGCCCCTTGGTCCCAGTGGTATTGCTCGATACACCGGGCGGCACATTCTGGCAGGGCGCAATGGATTTCATTTGCCAGCAACTGGAGGCCAACCGATACATCCTGCCAACCGACATGAAGTTGATGCGGTTGGTCTTCAGCGTTGACGAGGCGGTGGAGCAGATCAATCAGTTCTACAGCAACTTCCACTCCAGCCGCTGGCTCAAGCGCCAGTTTGTGATCCGCATGAATCACCAGCTCAGCGATCAGGCACTGGAACACATGCAGGACGCCTTTGCCGACCTGTGCCTGAGCGACCGGTTTCATCAACACGCCTATGCCGGCGAGGAACATGATGACGCTCAATTCAGCCATTTGGCACGGCTGGCGTTCGCCTTCAACGCTCGCACCCATGGCCGTCTGAGGGAATTGATTGACTATATAAACCTGCCGGAAAACTGGGCTCATTCTCAACCACAAACCGCTCAGCGCAGCCGGGAGCCCTCAAAGGCAATTTGA
- the recX gene encoding recombination regulator RecX — translation MTTVVLDTLVAVRRTAMDLLARREHGRVELTRKLRQRGAEAEMIETALDRLTEEGLLSEARYLESFVSYRARSGYGPLRIREELSQRGLQRADIELALRDSGINWQEQLQETWRRKFSGHLPIDAKERAKQGRFLAYRGFSMEMINRLFSGRGMDD, via the coding sequence ATGACCACCGTCGTACTCGATACACTCGTCGCAGTGCGACGAACCGCGATGGACCTGCTCGCACGGCGCGAGCATGGTCGAGTCGAGCTGACGCGCAAGTTGCGCCAGCGCGGCGCTGAAGCGGAAATGATCGAAACAGCCCTCGACCGATTGACGGAAGAGGGTCTGCTTTCCGAAGCCCGTTACCTCGAAAGCTTTGTTTCCTATCGTGCCCGTTCCGGCTATGGCCCTTTGCGGATTCGTGAGGAGCTTAGCCAGCGCGGTCTGCAGCGTGCCGATATCGAACTGGCCCTGCGCGACAGCGGTATCAACTGGCAGGAGCAACTTCAGGAAACCTGGCGGCGCAAGTTCTCCGGACATTTACCGATTGATGCGAAAGAACGGGCCAAACAAGGCCGGTTCCTGGCCTATCGGGGATTTTCGATGGAGATGATCAACCGCTTGTTCAGCGGTCGAGGGATGGACGATTAG
- a CDS encoding phage tail protein encodes MDYPNSVPSAGLVNGKFVDENPLTGTPGSLIPADWGNGVTLEILNVINAAGITPDEKKYDQLLQAIRSVTAKDRSLDSALPISSLPLPAIANAEGRLAVTTNAAPTSGGKVSVPSGVPVSLAQEVVAGQLGRSRTFTTSNWTSAELLPNTGYFLRAQVVGDALTFYVQRGAPTDAAPASLRGMADGVGGGGFSSTSLDMCVAWILTGAVGTVPSVLAIYNRTRLTWSQTVNGTGVVYLPLDPHARSARLIFSNATPSASLVTNVGFPEGNWLGSSYTFLSPGVQTIGGNPAGWTAKNPSVISTNNAVGDVTVSTLTASFDHTQLRSLWQTFQSQHGLGATDASKDEALHGIGIKNHLIADYTSGIAVNFSNAVNVHFLWELIR; translated from the coding sequence ATGGATTATCCGAACAGTGTGCCCAGCGCCGGTCTGGTGAATGGCAAGTTTGTCGATGAAAACCCGCTGACCGGGACGCCGGGGTCGTTGATTCCGGCAGATTGGGGTAACGGGGTCACGCTGGAAATTCTCAACGTGATCAATGCGGCCGGGATTACGCCGGACGAGAAGAAATACGATCAGTTGTTGCAGGCGATTCGCAGTGTTACGGCCAAAGATCGAAGCCTGGACTCGGCATTGCCGATCAGCTCATTGCCGTTACCAGCCATCGCGAATGCCGAGGGCCGGCTCGCCGTTACTACCAATGCGGCACCGACCAGCGGAGGCAAGGTTTCGGTTCCTTCTGGCGTACCGGTCAGCCTTGCTCAGGAGGTAGTGGCCGGTCAGTTGGGCAGGTCGCGAACGTTCACTACGTCAAACTGGACCAGCGCCGAACTGTTGCCCAATACCGGATATTTTCTGCGAGCCCAGGTAGTTGGAGACGCGCTGACGTTTTATGTTCAGCGCGGCGCGCCCACTGACGCAGCCCCGGCGTCTCTGAGAGGCATGGCTGATGGCGTGGGTGGTGGCGGATTTTCGTCGACCAGCCTGGACATGTGCGTTGCCTGGATTCTCACCGGAGCGGTGGGAACTGTCCCTTCAGTACTTGCGATTTATAACCGGACGCGGCTCACCTGGAGCCAGACCGTCAATGGGACCGGTGTGGTTTATCTGCCACTTGACCCTCATGCGCGTTCGGCCCGGTTGATTTTCAGCAATGCGACGCCTTCAGCCAGTCTGGTGACCAACGTAGGGTTTCCGGAGGGCAATTGGTTGGGCTCCAGCTACACCTTCCTGAGCCCCGGTGTGCAGACCATCGGTGGCAATCCAGCAGGATGGACAGCCAAAAACCCAAGCGTGATTTCTACCAATAACGCGGTGGGAGATGTGACCGTATCGACTTTGACGGCCAGCTTCGATCACACGCAGCTTCGCTCGTTGTGGCAGACATTTCAGTCGCAACATGGTCTCGGGGCGACAGATGCTTCGAAGGACGAAGCGTTGCACGGCATCGGCATCAAAAACCACCTTATAGCCGATTACACCTCCGGCATTGCGGTGAATTTCAGCAACGCCGTCAATGTTCATTTCTTGTGGGAGTTGATCCGATGA
- the recA gene encoding recombinase RecA — MDDNKKKALAAALGQIERQFGKGAVMRMGDQDRQAIPAISTGSLGLDIALGIGGLPKGRIVEIYGPESSGKTTLTLSVIAQAQKAGATCAFVDAEHALDPEYAGKLGVNVDDLLVSQPDTGEQALEITDMLVRSNAVDVIIVDSVAALVPKAEIEGEMGDMHVGLQARLMSQALRKITGNIKNANCLVIFINQIRMKIGVMFGSPETTTGGNALKFYASVRLDIRRTGAVKEGDEVVGSETRVKVVKNKVASPFRQAEFQILYGKGIYLNGEMIDLGVLHGFVEKSGAWYAYEGTKIGQGKANSAKFLADNPEIAAKLEKQLRDKLLSPAVIADSKASAVKETEDDLADADI; from the coding sequence ATGGACGACAACAAGAAGAAAGCCTTGGCTGCGGCCCTGGGTCAGATCGAACGTCAATTCGGCAAGGGTGCCGTAATGCGTATGGGCGATCAGGACCGTCAGGCGATCCCGGCCATCTCCACTGGCTCTCTGGGTCTGGACATTGCACTCGGCATCGGCGGCCTGCCAAAAGGTCGTATCGTTGAAATCTACGGCCCTGAATCTTCCGGTAAAACCACGCTGACGCTGTCGGTGATCGCCCAGGCGCAAAAAGCCGGTGCGACCTGCGCATTCGTCGATGCCGAACACGCCCTCGATCCAGAGTACGCCGGCAAGCTGGGCGTCAACGTTGATGACCTGCTGGTTTCCCAGCCGGACACCGGCGAACAGGCACTGGAAATCACCGACATGCTGGTGCGCTCCAACGCCGTTGACGTGATCATCGTCGACTCCGTGGCTGCGCTGGTGCCGAAGGCTGAAATCGAAGGCGAAATGGGTGACATGCACGTGGGCCTGCAAGCCCGTCTGATGTCCCAGGCGCTGCGTAAGATCACCGGTAACATCAAGAACGCCAACTGCCTGGTGATCTTCATCAACCAGATCCGCATGAAGATCGGCGTGATGTTCGGTAGCCCGGAAACCACCACCGGTGGTAACGCTCTGAAATTCTACGCCTCGGTTCGTCTCGACATCCGCCGTACTGGCGCGGTGAAAGAAGGCGATGAAGTGGTCGGCAGCGAAACCCGCGTCAAGGTTGTGAAGAACAAAGTCGCTTCGCCGTTCCGTCAGGCTGAATTCCAGATTCTCTACGGCAAGGGCATCTACCTCAACGGCGAGATGATCGACCTGGGCGTACTGCACGGGTTCGTTGAAAAATCCGGCGCCTGGTATGCCTACGAAGGCACCAAGATCGGTCAGGGCAAGGCCAACTCGGCCAAGTTCCTGGCGGACAACCCGGAAATCGCCGCGAAGCTCGAGAAGCAACTGCGTGACAAGCTGCTGTCGCCAGCAGTGATTGCCGACTCCAAGGCTTCCGCTGTCAAGGAAACCGAAGACGATCTGGCTGACGCTGATATCTGA
- a CDS encoding gp53-like domain-containing protein gives MDYPKSVPSAGLMDGKFVDEDPVAGKPGSLIPASWGNGVTQELLKVIQAAGLTPTESANDQLLGALRSTKLFVTAPQFDSGKSVATTEFVTRTGLQFSGFVSYGVSTVLSAANIGGVASFANNSPITATLPSTNGIAHASTLHVINAGTGILTISPAANEQIETCNGTFGPLKLDLGDSAYLIKLSNQWRLYGGSVSDRYATAHSGVVGNVGYQRYPSGNIDQWGVGTTDAKGDVIVSFPISFPNAFSSIVAIHSGGDGAMVTMYSNSATKQGCRLKVRSYTGDVSANWGVFYLAKGY, from the coding sequence ATGGATTATCCAAAAAGTGTGCCCAGTGCGGGCCTGATGGACGGCAAGTTTGTCGATGAGGATCCGGTAGCGGGTAAACCGGGATCGTTGATTCCGGCGAGTTGGGGGAACGGCGTCACGCAGGAATTGCTGAAGGTCATCCAGGCTGCCGGTCTTACGCCTACAGAGTCCGCCAATGATCAGCTGTTAGGGGCTTTACGCAGTACCAAGTTATTTGTGACTGCGCCGCAATTTGACAGTGGCAAATCGGTTGCTACGACTGAATTCGTAACCCGAACAGGTTTGCAGTTTTCCGGTTTCGTGTCCTATGGAGTGAGCACCGTTCTGAGTGCTGCCAATATCGGTGGAGTCGCCAGCTTCGCGAATAACTCGCCGATCACAGCGACGTTGCCTTCAACCAACGGAATTGCTCACGCCAGTACCCTTCACGTGATCAATGCGGGCACCGGTATTTTGACGATCAGTCCGGCAGCCAATGAACAGATCGAAACCTGTAATGGCACATTCGGACCGCTGAAGCTGGATCTTGGTGATTCCGCTTATCTGATCAAGCTGAGCAATCAGTGGCGATTGTATGGGGGATCGGTCAGCGACAGGTACGCCACAGCGCATTCCGGTGTCGTAGGCAACGTCGGTTATCAACGCTATCCCAGCGGTAACATCGACCAGTGGGGTGTTGGCACCACGGATGCCAAAGGCGACGTTATTGTCAGCTTTCCTATCTCTTTTCCCAACGCGTTTTCATCGATCGTGGCCATCCACTCGGGGGGCGATGGCGCGATGGTTACCATGTACTCCAACTCTGCGACGAAACAGGGCTGCCGGCTGAAGGTGCGAAGCTACACCGGTGACGTCAGTGCGAACTGGGGTGTTTTTTACCTTGCAAAGGGCTACTGA
- a CDS encoding CinA family protein — protein MKEITQLAAELGRRLQVLNAHVTTAESCTGGGIAEAITRVPGSSAWFEAGYVTYSNRQKTQQLNVPAELFETVGAVSREVVDAMARGAQDKSLARFAVAVSGVAGPDGGSPNKPVGTVWLAWGVGDAIFSEVQHFPGNRDEVRRQTVKAALEGLLRLAAREIENQG, from the coding sequence GTGAAAGAGATCACCCAACTGGCCGCCGAACTTGGCCGTCGTCTGCAAGTGCTCAATGCTCATGTGACTACTGCCGAGTCCTGTACCGGTGGCGGTATCGCCGAAGCAATTACCCGGGTTCCAGGGAGTTCGGCGTGGTTCGAGGCCGGTTACGTGACCTACTCCAACCGGCAGAAGACCCAGCAGCTGAATGTGCCGGCCGAGCTGTTCGAGACGGTGGGCGCGGTCAGTCGCGAGGTGGTCGATGCGATGGCGCGTGGTGCACAGGACAAAAGCCTGGCGCGTTTTGCCGTGGCGGTCAGCGGTGTGGCCGGGCCGGACGGCGGCTCGCCGAACAAACCGGTCGGCACGGTGTGGCTGGCATGGGGAGTGGGCGATGCGATTTTCAGCGAGGTTCAGCACTTCCCCGGCAACCGCGACGAGGTCCGCCGACAAACGGTGAAGGCCGCGCTAGAGGGGCTGTTGCGACTAGCGGCACGAGAAATCGAAAATCAGGGGTAG
- a CDS encoding carbohydrate-binding protein CenC yields the protein MDYPKSIPGSGLENGRFVDEDPIAGKPGSLIPASWGNSVTQEILNAITAAGLTPDEEQTDQLAHAIRQLSRPDPLQQFPVQVYRRNLLINGDFRIWQRGTTNQGPNTGGYVADRFRCDWNGNAGVSITRQNFALGQGEVSDEPACFLRWQQTAAGAGATVHKISQNIESVRTLAGKTATLTFWARSDAARSLQVTIAQQFGAGGSAPVGKLVDAFQLSTAWTRYTATFQVPAIAGKMQGSGDCLILAFDLPLNVLQTVDLAQVQLEEGPVSTPFEHRSIAQELALCQRYYEKSFASGLPIKANNGTNTCISTFTQVPAGNTGQYGMTIGFLVQKRVQPTVTAYCPADSSNQVWNQTISKACTGTLLQGVTDRSVSFATVTPVGSAPGQTLQLEWTADAEI from the coding sequence ATGGATTATCCGAAAAGCATTCCGGGCTCAGGTCTGGAAAACGGCAGGTTTGTCGACGAAGACCCGATAGCAGGAAAGCCGGGGTCGCTGATTCCGGCAAGCTGGGGCAACAGTGTTACCCAGGAAATTCTCAATGCAATTACAGCCGCTGGCCTGACGCCTGACGAAGAACAGACCGATCAATTGGCCCACGCCATTCGACAGCTTTCCAGACCTGACCCGTTGCAACAATTCCCGGTGCAGGTCTATCGCAGGAATTTGTTGATCAACGGTGATTTCCGGATCTGGCAGCGTGGCACAACCAACCAGGGGCCCAATACCGGCGGCTATGTGGCGGACCGATTTCGCTGCGACTGGAACGGTAATGCGGGCGTGAGCATCACTCGTCAGAACTTTGCTCTCGGGCAAGGCGAGGTCTCCGATGAGCCGGCCTGCTTCCTGCGCTGGCAGCAAACCGCTGCGGGCGCGGGCGCGACCGTTCACAAAATCTCCCAGAATATCGAGTCGGTCAGAACGCTCGCGGGTAAAACCGCGACGTTGACGTTTTGGGCCCGATCCGATGCCGCGCGATCATTACAAGTAACCATTGCGCAACAATTCGGCGCGGGCGGATCGGCCCCCGTTGGCAAGCTGGTCGATGCGTTTCAATTGAGCACGGCATGGACTCGCTACACCGCAACGTTCCAGGTTCCTGCCATTGCCGGGAAGATGCAAGGCAGCGGCGACTGCCTGATATTGGCGTTCGACTTGCCTCTCAACGTTCTGCAAACGGTGGACCTGGCACAGGTTCAATTGGAGGAGGGTCCGGTATCCACTCCCTTTGAACATCGGTCCATCGCGCAAGAGCTGGCGTTGTGTCAGCGCTACTACGAAAAGTCTTTCGCGTCCGGGCTGCCGATCAAAGCCAACAATGGCACCAATACCTGTATCTCGACCTTCACCCAGGTCCCGGCAGGAAACACCGGCCAATACGGGATGACGATCGGCTTTCTGGTGCAGAAAAGAGTTCAGCCGACGGTTACCGCCTATTGCCCGGCAGACAGCAGTAATCAGGTATGGAATCAAACAATCAGCAAGGCTTGCACCGGTACACTTCTTCAGGGCGTAACCGATCGTAGTGTTTCTTTTGCCACTGTCACGCCGGTCGGCAGCGCACCGGGGCAGACCTTGCAACTTGAATGGACAGCGGACGCTGAAATCTAG
- a CDS encoding phage tail protein, whose translation MDYPKSVPSVGLVDGRFVDENPVAGTPGSLIPAVWGNAVTEELLNVVTGAGLTPAEGDNRQLLKALQALLALASPMGTSVISVSDSHALAANELGLVLVNAGSGATTISLPPSDRALGVRDAIVRRVDNSTSRLVVRASGTDKIRFHTHLVAAGYPFFVLMGSGDWWHLRSDGAGNWWPIGRFDGTPLGRAVFETTTLLNPGGYGPLNGAVFSRSDWPWLWDHAQQSGALTAEAARVGAEGGWTSGDGTLTFRGPEGRGEFIRLSDEGRGVDAGRSIGSWQVDMFRSHRHELKSDLLGVPLVSAQNAAPDALFNQANISLGFTENTGGIETRPRNTAYPGRIKLI comes from the coding sequence ATGGACTATCCAAAAAGCGTCCCCAGCGTCGGCCTGGTCGATGGCCGTTTCGTTGATGAGAACCCGGTGGCAGGCACGCCGGGTTCACTTATTCCCGCCGTTTGGGGCAATGCGGTCACGGAGGAGCTGCTCAACGTTGTCACCGGTGCGGGACTGACGCCTGCCGAAGGGGACAATCGGCAGTTGCTCAAAGCCTTGCAAGCCCTCTTGGCATTGGCCAGTCCGATGGGCACGTCAGTGATCAGTGTGTCGGACTCCCACGCGTTGGCGGCAAATGAGCTCGGTCTGGTACTGGTCAATGCGGGCAGTGGTGCGACCACCATCAGCCTGCCGCCATCGGACCGCGCGTTGGGGGTCCGTGACGCCATTGTGCGTCGGGTCGACAACTCGACGTCGCGCCTGGTGGTGCGAGCTTCGGGCACCGACAAAATCAGATTTCATACCCATCTGGTCGCTGCCGGCTATCCGTTTTTCGTGCTGATGGGTTCGGGGGACTGGTGGCATCTGCGCAGTGACGGCGCGGGCAACTGGTGGCCGATCGGACGGTTCGACGGCACACCATTGGGTCGGGCTGTATTCGAGACAACTACGCTGCTCAACCCCGGCGGATACGGTCCGCTTAACGGGGCGGTGTTCAGTCGCAGCGACTGGCCATGGTTGTGGGATCACGCGCAGCAGTCCGGCGCGCTGACCGCCGAGGCCGCAAGAGTCGGGGCCGAAGGAGGCTGGACCAGTGGCGACGGCACGTTGACCTTTCGCGGGCCGGAAGGTCGCGGTGAGTTCATTCGATTGAGCGACGAGGGTCGAGGCGTGGATGCCGGTCGTTCGATCGGCAGTTGGCAGGTAGACATGTTCCGCTCCCATCGCCATGAACTCAAAAGCGACTTGCTGGGCGTACCGCTGGTGTCGGCACAGAACGCGGCACCTGATGCCTTGTTCAACCAAGCCAACATCAGTCTCGGCTTCACCGAAAACACCGGTGGAATTGAAACCCGTCCGCGCAACACGGCTTATCCAGGCCGGATAAAACTTATTTGA
- a CDS encoding phage tail protein yields MKVIQELHQFGDELRPPQPSLACDWDGQQWLANASKMAELERQEVERLCAKVDAAADSARAALAGGPLKAMEYAQAAADAQAYQDAGYPKKEVPLSVAAWVVKGRTAKQAAEQILAKADQLTDHLLSLRTLRLKAKAQIRAQAAKGNIDLARRAADDALVAIRELISEVSS; encoded by the coding sequence ATGAAGGTGATTCAGGAGCTTCATCAGTTCGGCGACGAACTCCGTCCGCCGCAGCCGTCGCTTGCATGCGATTGGGATGGACAGCAATGGCTGGCAAATGCGTCAAAAATGGCTGAACTGGAACGTCAGGAAGTCGAGCGGCTTTGCGCGAAAGTTGACGCCGCCGCCGACAGCGCCCGCGCCGCACTGGCCGGCGGCCCGCTCAAGGCCATGGAATACGCCCAGGCCGCCGCCGACGCGCAGGCTTATCAGGATGCCGGCTACCCGAAGAAGGAAGTCCCGTTGTCGGTCGCAGCCTGGGTCGTCAAGGGCCGCACCGCCAAACAGGCAGCAGAGCAGATTCTCGCCAAGGCCGATCAACTCACCGACCACTTGCTGAGCCTGCGCACCTTGCGCCTGAAGGCCAAGGCGCAGATCCGCGCCCAAGCAGCCAAGGGCAACATCGATCTGGCGCGCCGTGCTGCCGATGATGCGTTGGTAGCGATTCGTGAGCTGATCAGCGAGGTTTCCAGCTAG